The window CGCAAACTCCTGCCGCGATCGTGGCAACGATGGCGGATTTTTAACTGGTACGCGCGCATCTGTGCAGTTCACTGCATAGCGAAGGAGTTGGGGCGTGACGTGCTATCGGGGGCTGCTGCTCGCCGCGATGCTGCTGGAAGGTGCCGTGGTCGCGAACGCCCAGGCACTACCGCCCTATATCGCGCCGATTGCCGGCATGGTCCGGGTCACGCCTTTCGACATCGCGACAAAGGATGTGCTGGCGCTGAATACTGGCATGTTCGAGCTGTATGGCGATGCGCTGAAAATCTTCCAGGCGAACATTCTTGCCAAGCATCCCGTCATCCTGGGCTTGTTCTCCGGCAGCGGCGGCCGGTTTACGCTCTATCGCCCGGGACAGGCGCCGCTCGAGGCTCCCCAGGTTCCCGTTGTCTACCAGCTTCTGAAATCAGTCGGCCACAGCACGATGGCGCTGGCCGAGGTTGTTGGGCCGTATCTGGATAATCCCGCCAATACGTCCTGGCGCGGCTCGATGCTGGCATACCGCAGCCGGATGCAGTCGGCGCTGGATGGCTTGGATGCGACGGCGATGCCACCGGACTGGCGCAACAACAACCGCACCATTCTGAAAAACAATCTCGCTTTCATGGACGATTGCGTCGTCAAGGGTGTCATCACCTTCGCCGCGCTCGAAGCCTTCGGCAAAACGCAAGCCCCGTATCTGGCGAAGAATGTCGCCTGGGCGGCGCAGACCCAGGTTGCTCACTGGATGGCTGTGCTGGCCGACTGGAAGACGATGCTCGGGGCCGACTGGGACAAGACTTATGCGGCCAGCAACACCATCTATGTGGCGCGCCAGAACAACGTGTTGTTCGGCGTGCTGGCCCAGTTCTTCGGACCCGATGCAATCAACGACCGGCTGCTGCTGATCGAGACGATTTCATTCACGACCACCCAGGCCGACATGCTGGAGTCGCTCACCCGCATCATCGCAGACCGTTCGGTGGGGGCGCTGTTCTTCGGCAATTATCACCTGATGGATTATGAGCTGATGGGCGGCGATGCCCGTGCTGCGATCATCGCGGAAAGCGGCAAACGAGGCATGACGCCGTTCCTGCCGCCGGTGGTGCCGTTCGGGTCGCGCCAGTGGCCGACGTTGGTGACCCCGGGGCCGGGGCCCGCGACCATCGCCGACTTGAAATAGGCGCGGCCCTCGGCGGTTTTGCAGTCCGTGATGTGTTGCCACTTGATGTCGACTGTTGCATTTGCGACGGCGTCCTGGAGATGAAAAGCATGCAGCTCTCGCGCCGCGAGCTTGTGAAATGGATGTCGGCCGGCGGCATTGCGTTGAGCATGTCGCGTCTGGGATTGGCCGGGCAGGCTGGTTTCGCCGACCGCGAGACCTTGCCGGGGCGGCACACCTGGAATCCGGCCGTCAATGGCGCAGGCCGGGTCGACGGCGTTGCCAAGGTGACCGGGGCAAAACTCTATGCGTCCGATTTTCGTGCCGCCGATCTTCCGGGCTGGCCGGCGAACACGTCGCACGCGCTGCTGGTCCGTGCGCCGGATGCGACGCACGTTTTTATCGGCCTCGATCTTGCGCGCCTGACGGGCGCTCTCAAGCCGTCGGTCGTTGTCACCGCGGCTGATCTGGAGAGGATCAACAGCCGCGTGCCCGAATTCTATACCGGCGATTTGTTCTGCCCGGCCGGCAAGACGCCGCTGTATCTGGGCCAGCCGGTGGCGCTGTTGCTGTTCGAGCAGTTCGATGCGTTCGATCGGGCGCGGCTGGCGCTGCGCGATGGGACCTTTGTGAAATTCGGCGAGGAAACCGGGCCCGTCGCGGCTCCCAATTATGGGGCGTATCGCTTCACCCGTGTCGCCGGCGCGACGCCGGATACGCCCGATGTCTATTCCCCGATCCTGGCCGGCTGGGTCAGCCCGGGACGCCTGCAGAATTCGGCGCTGCCGGTGTGGTCGCCTCTGGCAAAGGAAACCAGGCCCGACTACGGCAAGGCCGCGATCCTCGGCGACAAGATTCGCGCCGAGCTCGACGCCAGTGATCCGTCACGGCTGTTGCTGGACCGCGAGTTTGAAACGCAATCCGTCGATCCGATGTTTCTCGAGCCGGAGTGCGGTCTTGCCTGGTTCGACAGCGGGAGCGGGAAACTGGAACTCGTGCTCGGCGTTCAGTCGCCCTATGAAGCGGCGGAATCGATTGCTCATCTCCTGGGGGAGGCGCGTGCACCGTTCAAGCCGAAGCGTATCAACGCGCAGTTCGCTTACGTTGGCGGCGGCTTCGGCGGACGCGACCATACGCCTTTCATTCTCTATGTCGCGCTGGCGGCGATGTTCCTTCCGGGCCGGCCCGTGCGTCTGGCCCATGACCGCTATCAGCAGTTTCAGGGCGGCATCAAGCGTCACCCGATCAAGATGCGGTCGCGGATCGGCGTCGATCGGGCCAGCGGCAAGATCGTGGCCTTTGCCGCCGATCATGTGCTCGACGGCGGAGGGCTGGCCAACTTCTCTCCCAACGTGGCGACGGTGGCGGCAACCGCCGCGATCGGCATCTATGACGTTCCGAAAGTCGACGTCACCACGGTCGCGCTGCATACGCGCGGCGTGACAGCGGGCTCGATGCGCGGCTACGGCACGCTGCAGACCATGACCGCACTCGAAGTGCTGGTCGACGAAGTCGCCAGGGCGCTGCCGCTCGATCCCATCGAATTCCGGCGGCGCAATGCGCTCAGGCCCGAGGGACGGACCATGACGGGCAATCCGTACAGCGTCTCGGTCCGCACCACGGAGATCCTGGACAAGCTCGAGGCGCATCCGATCTGGCAGCGGCGCAAGCTGGAGAAGGCTTATGCGCAACAAGGCGGAACGCTGGTCGGCACCGGCGTTGCCTGCGTGACCAAGGATTACGGCACCGGCGCGGACTGCTCGCTGGGCCGGGTCGAAATCGATCCCGAGGGCCGCATTGCGATCTTCTGCGATCACGTCGAGATGGGCAACGGCATCGGCACGGCCCTCGCCAACCGCGTGGGTGCGTATCTCGGTGGCGTCGCGGACGAGGTCGCGGTGGCGCAGGTCGGCGGCTTCGATGCGCTGGCGCTTGTCACGTCGGGCGATCCCTACACCATGGATCAGAAGAGCCAGGATGCCGCGGCCCGCAATCCGCGCTGGGTGCCATCGATCAGTTCGGCCACCAGCGCCTCGATCGGCGCGCATGTCGGAACCCATGCCGCGGCCGAAGCCGCGCGTGTCATCTTCCGTTTCGGCCTGTGGCCGGCGGCGCTCGATCTCTGGCGCATCGCACCGAGCGATCCAAGGGCCGGGGAATGGGAGAAGGCGCGCTGGACCAATGGACAGCTTGTTCTCTCCGGCTTGACGCCGTTGTCGTTGCCAGCGCTTGCGGCAAGGGCGCATGCGCGCAATTTCGCCACGGGAGCGATCGCGCACGGATTCTCCCGTTGGGCGTGGTCGCGGGCGCGCTTCCCGGTGTTCGGACAGCAATGGACGGCCGATATCGATGCACTGGCCGTGCGCCGGGGCGGCGGCACGTTCGAACGCATCGATCGCGCCAGTGTCAAATTCCCGCCGACCGACAACAACCGGATCGGCACCGTCTACACCTCGATGTGCGGCACGCTGGTCCGTGTCGAGATCGCCCGCGCCACTGGCGCACTGCGCATTGCCAAGGCCTACAGCGTGTTCGAATGCGGTCAGGCGCTGGTGCCCGAAGTGGTGCTGGGACAGGCGCAGGGCGGTTTCGCCATGGGGGTGGGCTATGCGCTGCTTGAAACGTTGCCGCCCTACGAAGGCGGTCCCGGCAACGGCCAATGGAATCTCGGGCAGTATCTCGTCGCGCGTGGATCGGACCTGCCGCTGCGCGACCTCGAGATCGAGATGTTACAGCCGCTGACACCGGACGAACCGCCGAAGGGCATGGCGGAGGTCGTGATGATCCCCATCGTGCCAGCGCTGCTGAATGCCATCTTCGATGCCACCGGGCACCGCTTTCAATCGCTGCCGGTGACCCAAAGCACCCTCAAGGGAGTTCTCGCGTGACCACACTGGGCCTCACCATCAACGGCCGCGCTCATGGTCCGACGGACGTGCGCGACGATCTGTCGATGAACGATTTCCTGCGCGAGCATCTGGGGATGACCGGCACGAAGTTCGGATGCGGCGCCGCGCAATGCCTGAGTTGCGCGATCATCATCGACAACCCGGACGGAACCAGCTCCACCAGCCCGACCTGCGTCCTGCCGGCCGCGAGTTTCGACGGCAAGGCGATCCGCACGGTCGAAGGGCACGCCAAGGACGGCGAGCTCACTGCGCTGCAGAAGGCCTTCATCGCTCATTTCGCATTTCAGTGCGGCTATTGCACCGCGGGTTTCCTGAACGAGGGCCAGGTTCTGCTGGAGCGTCTGGCGAAGACGCCCGTTGCCCGCGCTGACCTGGAGGCAACCATTGCGGATGCGCTTGATGGCCACATCTGCCGCTGCACCGGCTACATCAAATATCACGAGGCCGTGCGCGATGTGATCCTGGCCGATCCGAAGCGCTACCTGGTTTAGTGGACGGGAGCGAGGGATGAAGTCTGACGTCTGGATCAATGTAGCTCTCGCCGCGGCAGCGCTTTTGATGAGCATGCTCACGGCATACGCGCTGGTCCCCGAGCCATCGCGTGGTCTTGCGGCGCCGGAGAGCTTTGCCGCCATCGGTGATGCAGACAAGCGATCGGTGGCGATCTTTAACGAGCTCGGCAAGGTCCTGACCCATCCGCGCTGCCTCAATTGTCATCCCGCCGGCGATCGCCCGCGCCAGGGCGACCTCAGCCGGCTGCACCAGCCGCCGGTCGAACGCGGCGCCGACGGTCATGGCTTGCCGGCGATGCGCTGCGCGACCTGTCATGGCAACGCCAACTTTGATCCGGGGCGCATGCCGGGGCATCCGGAATGGCATCTCGCGCCACGCGAGATGGGATGGGAAGGCAAGACGCTGGCCGAGATCTGCACCCAGCTCAAGGATCCCGCGCGCAATGGCGGCCGCAAGCCCGAGGACCTGATCCATCACATTGGCGAGGATACGCTGGTCGGCTGGGCCTGGGCGCCGGGGTATGGCCGCGCTCCCGCGCCGGGCACGCAAGCGCAAGCCGGTGCGCTGGTCGAGGCCTGGGTGAAAACCGGGGCGGCGTGCCCGGCGAATTGAGGCGAAGGACGACGTGCGAGTCACGATGTTCCTGATGTCGTGACGATGTCGGTGATCAGCGCCAGCACGCCGAATGCTCCGGCCACGCCGCACACTGCCGTCCATCCTCCGAGCGGCCAGACGATCGCCGCCGCCGCGGCGCCGATCGCGCCGCCAATGAAAAAAAGGCCGACGAACAGTCCGTTCAGGCGACCGCGCGCCTCCGGCCGCAACAGGTTGACCGCGCGGCGTCCCAGCGTCTGGTCGCTGGTGACGGCGATGTCGAACAGCACGGTGCCGATGCTCAATGTCACGAGCGCCGCGAACTGGGTGTCGAGATAGCCGGCGAGAGCGCACAGTGCGAGCGAGCCGATGATCAGGGCATGCGACGTGATCAGTATCGGCCGCGCCCAGCCGCGGTCGCCGAGTCGCCCGGCCAGCGGGGTTGCCGCAGCACCCGCGGCGCCGACCAGTGCAAATACCGCGATGCCGCGCGGGCCGAGATCGAACGGCGCGGTCGACAGCCGCAGGGCCGCCGCCGCCCAATAGGCGGTGAACGCGGCCATCACCAGCGCCGCGGTCCAGGCCCGCACCCGCAGCACCGGCTCGTCGCGCAGCAGTGTCCAGAACGAGCCGAGCAGGCGGATGTAACTCACCTTCGCGGTCGGCTGCAGCGAGGGCAGGCGCAGGCTCAGCGCGCCGGTCAGGATTGCGATGGCGCCTGCCGACAGCGCGTAGAAGCCACGCCAACTCCAGGCATCGGCAATGAAGCTCGCCAGCGGCCGTGACAGCAGGATGCCGACCATCAAGCCGCCCATCACCTCGCCGATCACCCGGCCGCGTTCGGAGGGAGCTGCCATTGATGCGAT is drawn from Bradyrhizobium prioriisuperbiae and contains these coding sequences:
- a CDS encoding xanthine dehydrogenase family protein molybdopterin-binding subunit; this encodes MQLSRRELVKWMSAGGIALSMSRLGLAGQAGFADRETLPGRHTWNPAVNGAGRVDGVAKVTGAKLYASDFRAADLPGWPANTSHALLVRAPDATHVFIGLDLARLTGALKPSVVVTAADLERINSRVPEFYTGDLFCPAGKTPLYLGQPVALLLFEQFDAFDRARLALRDGTFVKFGEETGPVAAPNYGAYRFTRVAGATPDTPDVYSPILAGWVSPGRLQNSALPVWSPLAKETRPDYGKAAILGDKIRAELDASDPSRLLLDREFETQSVDPMFLEPECGLAWFDSGSGKLELVLGVQSPYEAAESIAHLLGEARAPFKPKRINAQFAYVGGGFGGRDHTPFILYVALAAMFLPGRPVRLAHDRYQQFQGGIKRHPIKMRSRIGVDRASGKIVAFAADHVLDGGGLANFSPNVATVAATAAIGIYDVPKVDVTTVALHTRGVTAGSMRGYGTLQTMTALEVLVDEVARALPLDPIEFRRRNALRPEGRTMTGNPYSVSVRTTEILDKLEAHPIWQRRKLEKAYAQQGGTLVGTGVACVTKDYGTGADCSLGRVEIDPEGRIAIFCDHVEMGNGIGTALANRVGAYLGGVADEVAVAQVGGFDALALVTSGDPYTMDQKSQDAAARNPRWVPSISSATSASIGAHVGTHAAAEAARVIFRFGLWPAALDLWRIAPSDPRAGEWEKARWTNGQLVLSGLTPLSLPALAARAHARNFATGAIAHGFSRWAWSRARFPVFGQQWTADIDALAVRRGGGTFERIDRASVKFPPTDNNRIGTVYTSMCGTLVRVEIARATGALRIAKAYSVFECGQALVPEVVLGQAQGGFAMGVGYALLETLPPYEGGPGNGQWNLGQYLVARGSDLPLRDLEIEMLQPLTPDEPPKGMAEVVMIPIVPALLNAIFDATGHRFQSLPVTQSTLKGVLA
- a CDS encoding (2Fe-2S)-binding protein — encoded protein: MTTLGLTINGRAHGPTDVRDDLSMNDFLREHLGMTGTKFGCGAAQCLSCAIIIDNPDGTSSTSPTCVLPAASFDGKAIRTVEGHAKDGELTALQKAFIAHFAFQCGYCTAGFLNEGQVLLERLAKTPVARADLEATIADALDGHICRCTGYIKYHEAVRDVILADPKRYLV
- a CDS encoding Isoquinoline 1-oxidoreductase subunit; amino-acid sequence: MSMLTAYALVPEPSRGLAAPESFAAIGDADKRSVAIFNELGKVLTHPRCLNCHPAGDRPRQGDLSRLHQPPVERGADGHGLPAMRCATCHGNANFDPGRMPGHPEWHLAPREMGWEGKTLAEICTQLKDPARNGGRKPEDLIHHIGEDTLVGWAWAPGYGRAPAPGTQAQAGALVEAWVKTGAACPAN
- a CDS encoding MFS transporter, which encodes MTVSETALCAAPRPTVTRSFIWLGAIATGIIVTNLFAPQILVGLIGPSLGMSAQAAGMISTLTLLGYACGLFLLVPLTDMFENKRLILLTLGGALAAAVCTTLAPSGTLLLVAVFLLGGSCAAIQMLVPLIASMAAPSERGRVIGEVMGGLMVGILLSRPLASFIADAWSWRGFYALSAGAIAILTGALSLRLPSLQPTAKVSYIRLLGSFWTLLRDEPVLRVRAWTAALVMAAFTAYWAAAALRLSTAPFDLGPRGIAVFALVGAAGAAATPLAGRLGDRGWARPILITSHALIIGSLALCALAGYLDTQFAALVTLSIGTVLFDIAVTSDQTLGRRAVNLLRPEARGRLNGLFVGLFFIGGAIGAAAAAIVWPLGGWTAVCGVAGAFGVLALITDIVTTSGTS